The proteins below are encoded in one region of Peribacillus muralis:
- a CDS encoding anti-repressor SinI family protein translates to MNASKELEEWVSLMVEARNAGLSIEDVQIFIAENGTREKQYIRV, encoded by the coding sequence TTGAACGCAAGCAAGGAATTGGAAGAATGGGTTAGTTTAATGGTGGAAGCGAGAAATGCTGGGCTATCCATTGAAGATGTGCAAATATTCATTGCAGAAAATGGTACGAGAGAAAAGCAATACATAAGAGTATAG
- the wecC gene encoding UDP-N-acetyl-D-mannosamine dehydrogenase — MKSKICIVGLGYIGLPTAAVLADKGFTVHGVDVNEEAVRLINNGQVHIYEPDLEKVVKKVVTAGKLTADIEPIKADIYILAVPTPFKEKHKPDMAYVESATKSIIPYIEPGNLIILESTSPIGTTEKMAEWILNERPDLSMDERKSNQIFISHCPERVLPGKILKELIENDRTVGGINKMSTQKTAEFYESFVEGEVLQTNAKTAELTKLTENTYRDVNIAFANELSMICDDQEIDVWELIRLANHHPRVDILQPGPGVGGHCIAVDPWFIVDAAPERAQLIYTARNVNDSKPNFVIDKIKEAATDPAHSKIACLGLAFKANIDDLRESPALEIVKDLAEMLPSTIYVVEPHISELPSVLRNKNIELINTEDAIANADILVILVDHDYFKAIDKNSIKEKHIIDTRGLYTKSEPYDNAATEKYLTV, encoded by the coding sequence TTGAAATCAAAGATTTGTATAGTTGGTTTGGGTTATATTGGTTTACCAACAGCAGCTGTTTTAGCGGATAAAGGATTCACGGTACATGGTGTAGACGTTAATGAAGAAGCCGTCCGTTTAATTAACAATGGGCAGGTGCACATATATGAACCGGACCTAGAGAAAGTTGTGAAAAAGGTGGTGACGGCAGGTAAATTGACGGCCGATATCGAGCCTATAAAGGCCGATATTTATATTCTGGCTGTACCGACACCATTTAAAGAGAAGCATAAGCCTGATATGGCATATGTCGAATCAGCCACTAAATCGATCATCCCATATATTGAACCTGGGAACCTAATCATCCTTGAATCTACTAGCCCCATCGGTACGACTGAAAAAATGGCAGAGTGGATATTAAATGAAAGACCGGATTTAAGCATGGATGAAAGAAAATCCAACCAAATTTTCATATCGCATTGTCCGGAACGTGTATTGCCTGGGAAAATACTGAAGGAATTAATTGAAAATGATCGAACTGTCGGCGGGATCAATAAGATGTCCACACAAAAAACAGCGGAATTTTATGAATCATTCGTTGAGGGGGAGGTCCTTCAGACAAATGCAAAGACTGCGGAATTAACCAAACTAACTGAAAACACATACAGAGATGTGAATATTGCTTTTGCAAATGAACTTTCCATGATTTGTGATGATCAAGAGATTGATGTTTGGGAATTGATAAGATTGGCTAATCATCATCCCCGTGTGGATATTCTACAACCGGGTCCTGGAGTCGGGGGACATTGTATTGCGGTCGATCCATGGTTCATTGTGGATGCAGCACCTGAGAGAGCACAATTGATTTATACCGCAAGAAACGTCAATGATTCAAAACCAAACTTCGTTATTGATAAAATCAAAGAAGCAGCTACTGATCCGGCCCATTCCAAAATTGCATGTTTAGGTCTTGCTTTCAAGGCAAACATTGATGATTTAAGAGAAAGCCCCGCTTTGGAAATCGTAAAAGATTTAGCTGAAATGCTTCCTTCGACCATTTATGTAGTGGAACCTCATATTTCGGAATTACCGAGTGTTCTTAGAAATAAAAACATTGAATTGATAAACACGGAGGATGCAATAGCAAATGCCGACATATTGGTCATATTAGTGGATCACGACTACTTTAAAGCAATAGATAAAAATAGTATTAAGGAAAAACATATCATAGATACGAGGGGATTATATACGAAAAGTGAGCCATACGATAATGCAGCAACAGAAAAATACCTAACCGTTTGA
- a CDS encoding acyltransferase family protein: MTSRYGEFDSLRGVAALIVLIGHYMMVFPSYANYQYGSNSPNMVYFFKESPLRLIFSSGNESVILFFVLSGFVLYLSINSKKFDYSTFLVKRMFRIYIPYIVAISIAILAKVLLSHTELPFISTWFAKSWKSLDTPSLLIQHFLFIGQYNTDAYNNVIWSLVHEMRISIIFPVLIFLFIRKKLMYSLFWLGGLSLLTTLILYVFGSGLSITSILLSLHYCTLFLMGAILAKYRHELFAYASKMRKVMKTTLLIVAIICFMYEGIIGEVDFLNNYIFRDYVVSFGVCIFITLSVSSQKASRLLRSNILTFLGKISYSLYLYHLVSLFSLMYLFYGKMPTLLLLVCSLIFSILLSSVAYQFIEKPSMKLGSYFTKTKRIDTIEETIEAKRKVG, encoded by the coding sequence ATGACTAGCAGATATGGGGAATTTGACTCATTAAGGGGGGTGGCAGCGCTTATTGTCTTAATTGGGCACTATATGATGGTTTTCCCGTCATATGCAAATTATCAGTACGGTTCAAACAGCCCGAATATGGTCTATTTTTTCAAGGAGAGCCCCCTACGCCTTATTTTCAGCAGTGGAAATGAGTCTGTCATTTTGTTCTTTGTATTGAGTGGTTTTGTTTTGTATTTATCCATTAATAGTAAAAAATTCGACTATTCTACATTCTTAGTAAAACGGATGTTTCGAATTTATATTCCATATATAGTGGCTATAAGCATCGCTATACTAGCAAAGGTTCTCTTAAGTCATACTGAATTGCCATTTATCAGTACGTGGTTTGCTAAATCGTGGAAATCCTTGGATACACCTTCCTTATTAATACAACATTTTTTATTTATTGGACAATACAATACAGATGCCTATAACAATGTAATCTGGTCACTTGTTCACGAAATGAGAATATCCATTATATTTCCTGTATTAATCTTCTTATTTATAAGAAAAAAGCTTATGTACTCATTATTTTGGCTTGGAGGCTTAAGTCTATTAACGACTTTAATTCTTTATGTGTTTGGTTCTGGTTTAAGTATTACGAGCATTCTTCTTAGCCTTCATTACTGTACTCTTTTTTTAATGGGAGCTATCTTGGCTAAATACCGACATGAACTTTTTGCCTATGCTTCGAAAATGCGAAAAGTGATGAAAACGACATTATTAATTGTCGCAATTATCTGTTTCATGTACGAGGGGATCATTGGTGAAGTTGATTTTCTGAACAATTATATTTTTAGAGATTATGTAGTCTCATTTGGTGTTTGTATCTTTATCACCTTAAGCGTGTCTTCCCAAAAAGCTTCTAGGCTATTAAGATCTAACATTCTTACTTTTCTAGGGAAAATATCATATAGCTTATATTTATATCATCTCGTTTCCTTATTCTCATTGATGTACCTATTTTACGGTAAGATGCCGACCCTTTTATTATTGGTATGTTCCTTGATCTTTTCTATTCTACTCTCTTCAGTGGCTTATCAATTCATAGAAAAACCATCGATGAAGCTCGGATCTTATTTTACGAAGACGAAACGGATAGATACGATAGAAGAAACAATCGAGGCAAAACGCAAAGTCGGATAA
- the galU gene encoding UTP--glucose-1-phosphate uridylyltransferase GalU translates to MKRVKKAIIPAAGLGTRFLPATKAMPKEMLPIVDKPTIQYIIEEAVASGIEDIIIVTGKGKRAIEDHFDNAFELENNLMEKNKFELLERVQAPSKVDIHYIRQKEPKGLGHAVWCARKFIGNEPFAVLLGDDIVQAETPCLKQLINQYDKTLSSVIGVQTVPQEETHRYGIVDPGNRNGRRYEVHNFVEKPEKGTAPSNLAIMGRYIFTPEIIMFLEKQELGAGGEIQLTDAIQKLNEIQRVFAYDFEGKRFDVGEKFGFIQTTIEFALKDDILKDDILAFIENLLEKQKVKE, encoded by the coding sequence TTGAAAAGAGTTAAAAAAGCCATCATTCCGGCGGCGGGGCTAGGAACAAGGTTTCTGCCTGCGACCAAAGCGATGCCGAAGGAAATGCTGCCGATCGTGGATAAGCCGACCATCCAATATATCATTGAAGAAGCGGTGGCTTCCGGTATTGAAGATATCATTATCGTGACTGGAAAAGGGAAGCGCGCGATTGAGGATCATTTCGATAATGCATTCGAACTGGAAAATAACTTAATGGAAAAAAACAAATTCGAATTATTGGAGAGAGTACAGGCTCCTTCCAAAGTGGACATTCATTACATCAGGCAAAAGGAGCCAAAAGGGTTGGGTCATGCTGTCTGGTGTGCAAGGAAATTCATCGGAAATGAACCCTTCGCCGTTTTGCTTGGCGATGATATCGTCCAAGCGGAGACACCATGCTTAAAGCAGCTAATCAACCAATACGATAAAACCTTATCGTCTGTCATCGGTGTCCAAACCGTTCCGCAAGAAGAAACGCACCGTTACGGAATTGTCGATCCCGGTAACCGGAACGGCCGGCGCTATGAAGTCCATAACTTTGTCGAAAAGCCGGAAAAAGGGACAGCCCCCTCCAACCTGGCAATCATGGGCCGTTACATTTTCACCCCGGAAATAATCATGTTCCTGGAGAAACAAGAACTGGGGGCTGGCGGAGAAATCCAACTGACGGATGCCATCCAAAAATTGAACGAAATTCAGAGAGTCTTTGCTTACGACTTTGAAGGGAAACGATTTGACGTTGGCGAGAAATTCGGTTTCATCCAGACAACGATTGAGTTTGCCTTGAAGGATGACATTCTTAAAGATGATATTTTGGCGTTTATAGAAAATCTATTAGAAAAACAAAAGGTAAAAGAATAA
- a CDS encoding YveK family protein, which produces MNEKVKIKDFIRILKKRLLIIILTALCITGFIIFSSLYIMKPTYQYSTQVLAGSLSMNEKEASINKVQENRQLALSYMDIIKSPQIMIGVKEALNLKTSSYDLLKQVSITNRDNSQIITIAVKDSNPESAKVIAQTVATQSISTFKDITSVKQISILNENETGQAELLFPKPKFIIAISIVIGFFAGIGLALLREHFDDSTYTDRELERLGIPILGRLHVNDKRANRKRKTSYKNLPSTKRGEFSEY; this is translated from the coding sequence ATGAATGAAAAAGTGAAAATTAAAGATTTTATACGGATTCTAAAAAAACGACTGCTGATCATTATACTCACTGCACTTTGTATAACTGGCTTCATTATTTTTTCATCCCTGTATATTATGAAACCTACGTATCAATACTCGACGCAAGTGCTCGCGGGATCATTAAGCATGAATGAAAAGGAAGCTTCCATAAATAAAGTTCAAGAAAATAGGCAACTCGCCCTTTCATATATGGATATTATCAAGAGTCCGCAAATCATGATAGGTGTTAAAGAGGCATTGAATCTTAAGACTTCAAGCTATGACTTACTTAAACAAGTATCGATTACCAATCGTGATAATTCACAAATCATTACGATTGCCGTCAAGGATTCAAATCCTGAATCCGCAAAAGTGATCGCTCAAACGGTCGCGACGCAATCCATCTCAACATTCAAGGACATTACAAGTGTAAAACAAATCAGTATCCTTAATGAGAACGAAACGGGTCAAGCAGAGCTGCTTTTCCCAAAACCGAAATTCATCATCGCCATTTCAATTGTAATCGGATTTTTTGCCGGAATAGGATTGGCGCTTCTTAGAGAACATTTCGATGACTCTACCTACACAGATCGGGAACTTGAGCGTCTTGGCATTCCTATATTAGGTCGTTTACATGTAAATGACAAAAGAGCTAACAGAAAACGGAAAACATCTTATAAAAATTTACCTTCCACGAAACGAGGTGAATTCAGTGAGTATTAA